Part of the candidate division WOR-3 bacterium genome, AAATCTTGACAGAATAAAAGATATCGAAGCCGAAACTCAGAGTGAAGACAACTTGGAGGAATTAGCATTACTCAAAATGAGGATTTCTTTTCTAAAAAATCCAGACCAAGAAACCGTCAAAGCCATGATTAGTTCAGCGAAAAAGATAAACTCTCTGTCGTCAAGAGCCCGAGCTTTTTACTCGATATGGGAAAGTACGAAATCCAAGGACAGCGCGGAAGAAGCTCTTAAACTTTACAATGAAATAATAGAAATGCCTCCTGATGTCTACCAGAACTTTAAATCCGCTGAATATTTAAAAATAAGGAACGAACTTGAAAGGTTTTTAGGTAAATTTACGAGACCACAGGAAAACTGAAGGAAAAAACACTTCCCGATCCTTCTTCAGAGAAGACATTGATCTGCCCGTTGTGAAGCTCGACAAGCCTCTTGACAATCGATAGACCAAGGCCTGTCGTCTTTTCTCCTTCTGTGCCCATTCTTCTAGCTTGGGTGAATTTGTCGAAAATTTGGCTTTTTATCTTGTCCGGTATCCCTATTCCGTTGTCGGAGATCGAAATTATTGCCCTTTTCTTCCCTTGGGAAAATTCCTCAGTAAGGGTTATATCTATTCTGCCTCCTCTTTTCGTGAATTTCAGGGCGTTGGAAAACAGATTCTGCAAAATCTGCCAAAACCTGTTTAAATCAATCATGCAAAGAAGACTTCCTGACTTGTTTGTCCAGGTGAATTTAATTTCCTTTTTTTCGGATAAATTCTGGAAATCTCTGGAAAATTCGGAAATAAGACAGGCAACGTCGTATTTTTCGAGACTTAGCGAAAAGTCTTCGCTTTCTATTTTGTTCACTTCGAGAATATCGTTTACGAGGACAAGAGCTCTTTCGATATAGTGCTTCATCACTTCAAGGGTATTTTCGGAATCCTCGTCGAAGCCGTTGACTTCCAAAAATATGTCGATGAGAGGCAGAAGGGATCCTATAGTCCCTTTAAGGTCATGCGAAACCAAACGCAGTATTACGTCTTTGGATCTGTTCAAAGCAACAAGCTCTTCGTTTTTTTTCTCCAATTCGTCTTTTTGGCTTTGGATTCTGGTGTTGGCCTGGGCGAGTTCTTCATTTTTCATTTTGTATATGGCGTTTTCTCTCTCCTTTACTTTTATTTCGAATCTCGCGTCCATTTCCGCGATTTTCGCGGCTTTTTCCTCGTTGAAAATTTCACCCGCTTTTTCCGTGAAAATTCTGCTGTAAAAAAGGGCTTTTTTGTAATTTTTTCTTTTTTCGTAAACGTTGGAAAGGCTTTTCGCCGTGTTTGCGACACCGAGCTTGTTGCCGATTTCGGAATACGAATCAAAAGCTTTTTTTATGTATTTGAGTGCAGTTTTATACTCGCCCTTTTCTTCCATGACAAGGCCTATATTGAAAACGCTCGGGGTCATTCCCAGTTTGTTTTTAATCCCTTTTTTCAGGGACAGAGATTTTTTGTAGAACTTAAGAGATTCTTCTAAATCGCCTTTCTCCCTGTAAACTTCTCCTATGTTGTTGTAAATGTAAGCAAGAGCTCTCTTGTCATCCGTAGCCAGGTTTTCTGCTCTCCTGAGGTATTCAAGGCTCTTTTCGAATTCGCCGAAATGCCTGTAGATATTCGCGATATTGTTGCAACTCTGCTGTAGCCACCTTGAGACACCTTCTCTTTCCCTGAGTTCAAGAGATTTCTTCATCAGGTCGAGAGCCTTTTCCTTTAAACCGATTTTGACAAAAACTATCGCCATACCCTCGTAAGAGCTTGTCAGAGTTTTAATGTCGGGTGTCCCTTCCGATGCTTTATGAAAATAGCCCAGGGCTTTGTCGAAATCGGACATAGCGTAAGAGACGAAGCCGAGTCTCAGCAAAGCCTGTCTTTTCTTGTTCTCGATTTTTGCCCTCTCTGATATCTCAAGGGCTTTAACCGCCGCGTTGAAAGAAGAGGCGAAATTTGAATTGTCGAAGTATTCCTTGGCCTTTCCGAGCAAAAAAGAAGCTTTATCTTCTTCAGTGAAAACATTTTCTTTTTCGTATAAAATCTTACTAACCTTATCCGGCAAAGGTTTCTCCTTAGTATCTTAATCTGATTTTAAGCGAGTTTACAAATTATTGAAAGAGAAAATATTTCTTTTGAAAAAGTACTTGTTTCCATAAAAAAAAGGGGAGACAAAGCTCCCCTTTTATCACCTCGGATTGAGATTATTTTGTCAAATTTATTTGACTATATTGACTTTCAGAGACCTTTCATTGCCGTTTACAGAAGCTCTTAAGAAGTAAAGCCCTGAAGAAAGATCTTCCGAGTTGAAGCTGAGTTCGTGATTTCCTGCAGAAAGTTTACCCTGATAGAGGTTCCTGACGTTTCTTCCGGAGAGGTCATAGAGTGAAATCGTGACGTCGGATTCGGACACGACAGAAATGCTGAAAACAGACTTTGCGGTCACAAACGTTGGACAGGCGAGTCTGAATAGAGAAGGAACGGTTATTCCTATTTCATCCACACCGACTGAAGACCAGGTTCCGTGACAAGCCACCCAGACATCCTGCGTAGATGATTCTCTTGAAGGTGCCCATGAACCTGTGAACTCGTAAGCTCTTCTGCTTACTGCTCCAGGCGGTACCGCGCTTGTCCCAGTGGAGAAAGTGCTCTCAAGGACAGTGATCTGACCTACGTAAAAAGCTCCGTCGTTGATGACAACCGCAGGGCTGACAGGAGCTTTGAACCATAAACCTGCTTGTGCCGTCGTCACAGGCAATCTTGTCGAGAAGAGGATAGTTCCAGGGCCGCCGTCTGTCCCGTCGTCATCCATTATTATCAATTCAACATCGCCGTTGGCTGAGACAGTAGCCGGGAAAAATCCCACAGAGTCAATAGTGAACGGGTAATTCGGGGGTTCATACATGTTCCCGTAACCAGATGAATCGCCGTTCCAGGAGGATCCACTGACGGGTATTGTGTCGTTTCCGTAATTATACCATGCGGGGGGTGAAAATGTTTGCAGCCTGAGTGTTATAGAGTCGTTGGCTGGTGTCATGTCGCCTGTAAGGTAAGTTCTGACCTGGACCCTGTACGTCGTGTCTAGGTCGGGGAGAAGGAAAGAGTCATAACTGCAAGTAAAAACATCACCAGGATTTAGAGTTGAAGAGATAGCAACCGTGTCAGCAAAAAGTATTGTAGCGCCTGTTTTTCTGTATATCCTCAGAATTGCATTGAAGTTTGACTCAGGCTGGTTTCCATAGTTTTTAATTTCAGCAACAGGGTAATAAACTGATCCCCTGTCTCTGAAAATGCCGCCTGTCAAAGGATTGTCAATGTATGAGACACCGACATCGTGAATCTGAAGGGTTGTAGATTCCGGCGGTATATAGGCTACTGCCATGCCGTCGACAGGTCTTGACGCTCCCGCTCCCGCTGAACCGTCGCGGAAATACTGGAGTCCAATAGTTCCTGTATTATTCTCAATACCCACCATATCATGTTCTGAGCCTGAATGATTGTAGGTGCCGTTCTGAGGTCCATACTGCATTGTTATACAGCTATCCGCTTTAGTGAGTATTACCTGGAAAGTATGGTAAGTACCGGGTACAGCCCATTCCTGAACACTGTCAAAAGTAACTATGAAAGTGTCAAGCGTTGCAGAAGTGTAATAGTAAACCGCCGGGGAACCAACACCAGGAGAATGATCGAGATCCCCTGTGAATATTGCCAAAAGATCGTTCGGTGGCGTGCTCAACGGGATGTTGTGAAACGGATCAGCGAGGTTTGCGTTGCTTGAAAATGAAAGGTATCCGTTCGAACCAATATAAACCTGATCAACATTGTACCAATAGTAGGGAAAATCAAAACCTATGGGAAAAGGGCCTACTACGTTGTCGTCCATGAGACCAGTCACGAGAGTTCCCGTGGTTGAAATATCCATCCAGTTGTATGTCGGGCCACCCGGATCTCCGGATTTGACATAGACATAACCATAAGCATCCGGAGTTCCAGAATCTGGAGCGAGGAAGCTGATACCGGAGTTCAGATTGCTTCCTGTCCACGGCATCGCCGTAATTGCCGCTGCCGTCAAAAAAGCGACGACGAAAAACATTTTTTTCATAGCGCACTCCTTTCCTTTTTTTTAAGGA contains:
- a CDS encoding T9SS type A sorting domain-containing protein, which translates into the protein MKKMFFVVAFLTAAAITAMPWTGSNLNSGISFLAPDSGTPDAYGYVYVKSGDPGGPTYNWMDISTTGTLVTGLMDDNVVGPFPIGFDFPYYWYNVDQVYIGSNGYLSFSSNANLADPFHNIPLSTPPNDLLAIFTGDLDHSPGVGSPAVYYYTSATLDTFIVTFDSVQEWAVPGTYHTFQVILTKADSCITMQYGPQNGTYNHSGSEHDMVGIENNTGTIGLQYFRDGSAGAGASRPVDGMAVAYIPPESTTLQIHDVGVSYIDNPLTGGIFRDRGSVYYPVAEIKNYGNQPESNFNAILRIYRKTGATILFADTVAISSTLNPGDVFTCSYDSFLLPDLDTTYRVQVRTYLTGDMTPANDSITLRLQTFSPPAWYNYGNDTIPVSGSSWNGDSSGYGNMYEPPNYPFTIDSVGFFPATVSANGDVELIIMDDDGTDGGPGTILFSTRLPVTTAQAGLWFKAPVSPAVVINDGAFYVGQITVLESTFSTGTSAVPPGAVSRRAYEFTGSWAPSRESSTQDVWVACHGTWSSVGVDEIGITVPSLFRLACPTFVTAKSVFSISVVSESDVTISLYDLSGRNVRNLYQGKLSAGNHELSFNSEDLSSGLYFLRASVNGNERSLKVNIVK
- a CDS encoding tetratricopeptide repeat protein produces the protein MPDKVSKILYEKENVFTEEDKASFLLGKAKEYFDNSNFASSFNAAVKALEISERAKIENKKRQALLRLGFVSYAMSDFDKALGYFHKASEGTPDIKTLTSSYEGMAIVFVKIGLKEKALDLMKKSLELREREGVSRWLQQSCNNIANIYRHFGEFEKSLEYLRRAENLATDDKRALAYIYNNIGEVYREKGDLEESLKFYKKSLSLKKGIKNKLGMTPSVFNIGLVMEEKGEYKTALKYIKKAFDSYSEIGNKLGVANTAKSLSNVYEKRKNYKKALFYSRIFTEKAGEIFNEEKAAKIAEMDARFEIKVKERENAIYKMKNEELAQANTRIQSQKDELEKKNEELVALNRSKDVILRLVSHDLKGTIGSLLPLIDIFLEVNGFDEDSENTLEVMKHYIERALVLVNDILEVNKIESEDFSLSLEKYDVACLISEFSRDFQNLSEKKEIKFTWTNKSGSLLCMIDLNRFWQILQNLFSNALKFTKRGGRIDITLTEEFSQGKKRAIISISDNGIGIPDKIKSQIFDKFTQARRMGTEGEKTTGLGLSIVKRLVELHNGQINVFSEEGSGSVFSFSFPVVS